Proteins encoded within one genomic window of Halocatena marina:
- a CDS encoding HEWD family protein, whose product MATIVPPRERVCERCGRGDIWDEESENWVVADDPGDPFCLHDWDINGTYNPVDE is encoded by the coding sequence ATGGCAACAATCGTTCCGCCGCGTGAACGCGTTTGTGAACGCTGTGGTCGGGGAGACATTTGGGATGAGGAATCCGAAAATTGGGTCGTTGCTGACGATCCCGGTGACCCATTCTGTCTCCACGATTGGGACATCAACGGTACATACAACCCGGTTGATGAGTAG
- the cutA gene encoding divalent-cation tolerance protein CutA, whose translation MPTAYITAPPDSATDLARMLVDKRLAACVNRIDCQSIYRWEGEIANEEEVILLAKTTDERYDDLVEQVTKAHPHDVPCIERFDDVPIESFAAWRDASVA comes from the coding sequence ATGCCGACTGCCTACATCACCGCACCGCCCGACAGCGCGACTGATCTCGCTCGGATGCTCGTCGACAAGCGACTCGCAGCCTGCGTGAATCGCATTGACTGTCAATCGATCTACCGCTGGGAAGGCGAAATAGCCAACGAAGAAGAAGTAATTCTGTTAGCGAAGACAACAGACGAACGCTACGACGATCTCGTCGAACAGGTCACTAAGGCTCATCCGCACGACGTTCCCTGTATCGAGCGCTTCGATGACGTTCCGATCGAGTCGTTCGCCGCATGGCGTGATGCGTCCGTAGCGTAA
- a CDS encoding ribonuclease H-like domain-containing protein, which yields MRIENSFIPVEGVGETTEQKLWRNGITHWNEFERGIVGETTSERIASFIDTARTRLDAGDSRFFDDIFPSSHQWRLYENFHDDACFFDIETTGLSQTNNKVTTVSIHQSGETRTFVNDAAPGVGEPLTSDVIQETISTAPLLVTFNGKRFDVPFLETAFDISIDAPHIDLMYPCRQLGLSGGLKQIEQDIGIGRDQPDITGRDAVRLWRQYESGDEDALSTLVSYNRDDTVNLRTLMEHVSNTLHEDVFASVCQS from the coding sequence ATGCGCATCGAGAACAGTTTCATTCCAGTCGAGGGCGTCGGTGAAACGACAGAACAGAAGCTCTGGCGAAACGGTATTACGCACTGGAATGAGTTTGAGCGAGGAATCGTCGGTGAAACAACCAGTGAACGAATCGCATCGTTCATCGACACCGCACGAACGCGTCTCGACGCGGGCGACAGTCGGTTTTTCGATGATATCTTTCCAAGCAGTCATCAGTGGCGACTCTACGAGAACTTTCACGACGACGCCTGCTTTTTCGATATCGAAACTACTGGCCTGAGCCAAACGAACAACAAGGTAACGACAGTCAGCATCCACCAGAGCGGTGAAACACGGACGTTCGTCAACGATGCTGCACCCGGCGTTGGCGAACCGTTGACGAGCGATGTTATCCAAGAAACCATCAGCACTGCCCCGTTGCTCGTCACGTTCAACGGCAAGCGGTTCGATGTACCGTTTCTCGAAACTGCCTTCGACATCAGCATCGACGCACCACACATTGATCTCATGTATCCGTGCCGCCAGCTTGGACTATCCGGTGGACTGAAACAGATCGAACAGGACATCGGAATCGGACGCGATCAACCCGACATTACTGGCCGTGACGCTGTCAGGCTCTGGCGACAGTACGAAAGCGGAGACGAGGACGCGCTCTCGACGCTCGTTTCGTACAACCGTGATGACACGGTAAACCTACGGACGCTAATGGAACACGTTTCGAACACGCTTCACGAAGACGTGTTCGCGTCGGTCTGTCAGTCCTGA
- a CDS encoding metal-dependent transcriptional regulator encodes MLSDVMEDYLKTIYVLQQESGERVATSAIAERMDVTSPTVTSMIDTLEERGLLEREKYKGVELTPEGETVAIEVLRHHRLIEAYLASELDYDWTDVHDEADRLEHYISERFEERIAELLGDPRVDPHGDPIPASDLSPPQDDPGHRLIECEVGDHVIVKRVRHRTDEELRYLSESGVTPGGELEVIEIAPFGMITVEGGQGRQSLPEEVARLIRVAPIAELAQ; translated from the coding sequence ATGCTCAGTGACGTGATGGAGGATTATCTCAAAACCATCTATGTGCTCCAACAGGAGTCTGGCGAGCGGGTCGCGACGTCCGCAATTGCCGAACGGATGGATGTCACGTCACCCACGGTCACGAGTATGATCGATACGCTCGAAGAGCGTGGACTGCTCGAACGGGAGAAATACAAAGGGGTAGAGCTGACCCCAGAAGGCGAGACCGTTGCTATCGAGGTGCTCAGACATCACCGCTTGATCGAGGCGTATCTGGCGAGCGAACTCGACTACGACTGGACCGACGTACACGACGAGGCCGACCGCCTCGAACACTACATCAGCGAGCGGTTCGAGGAGCGGATCGCCGAACTACTCGGCGATCCGCGTGTCGATCCACACGGTGATCCGATCCCCGCATCTGATCTTTCGCCACCACAAGACGATCCTGGCCATCGGCTCATCGAATGCGAGGTCGGAGATCACGTCATCGTAAAACGAGTGCGCCACCGGACCGACGAGGAACTACGGTATCTTTCCGAATCGGGCGTCACTCCCGGCGGTGAACTCGAAGTGATCGAAATTGCACCCTTTGGTATGATAACTGTCGAGGGTGGACAGGGACGACAGAGTCTCCCAGAGGAAGTTGCACGGCTGATCCGGGTCGCACCAATCGCGGAGCTCGCGCAGTGA
- a CDS encoding DUF368 domain-containing protein, which produces MSGTGPREWFVIYLKGVCMGAADTVPGVSGGTIALIAGIYERLIDAIAGIDPRVLEHVPYLHTSDGRASLYDDLVEMDVPFLIALGMGIVTAVVVMSGIMHEAIKGHPVLTSSFFFGLIAAAAVVLYRYVSIDSVPRAAAALVGFALAFLLTGFTSGSSGTHSPLLLFGSGAIAICAMVLPGISGAFILYMFGQYEYMSALPGQFISQLLAVVTGGDSSALVATAIPIVAFVIGAFLGLFTITHIIRYALSNYRQATLTFLVSLMLGSLRAPVITINSEVSELTPGVIGIIVAAGVIGVTLVFFLDRFTEDIEFGADQQPSRTESPMND; this is translated from the coding sequence ATGAGTGGTACTGGTCCTCGTGAATGGTTCGTCATCTATCTTAAGGGTGTGTGCATGGGGGCAGCAGACACGGTTCCTGGCGTCTCTGGTGGAACGATCGCACTCATCGCAGGGATCTACGAACGGTTGATCGACGCGATTGCGGGGATCGATCCGCGCGTGCTCGAACACGTCCCATATTTGCACACTTCAGACGGTCGTGCTTCACTGTACGATGATCTCGTTGAGATGGACGTTCCGTTTCTCATCGCGCTCGGGATGGGAATTGTGACGGCTGTCGTCGTCATGTCTGGAATAATGCATGAGGCTATCAAGGGCCATCCGGTGCTGACATCGTCGTTTTTCTTCGGATTGATCGCGGCTGCTGCAGTCGTACTCTATCGATACGTGTCGATCGATTCGGTGCCTCGTGCTGCTGCTGCGCTGGTCGGTTTCGCATTAGCGTTTCTCCTGACAGGGTTCACCAGTGGCAGTTCGGGCACTCATTCACCGCTGCTCCTCTTTGGGAGTGGTGCGATCGCGATCTGTGCAATGGTGCTCCCAGGAATTTCGGGAGCGTTCATCCTCTACATGTTCGGTCAGTATGAGTATATGAGCGCGCTCCCAGGACAGTTCATCTCGCAGCTCCTCGCTGTTGTGACTGGTGGTGACTCGAGCGCGCTCGTTGCCACCGCAATCCCGATTGTCGCGTTCGTTATCGGTGCATTCCTCGGCCTGTTCACGATCACTCACATCATCAGATACGCGCTCTCGAACTATCGGCAGGCAACTCTTACGTTCCTCGTGAGCCTGATGCTCGGCTCACTCCGCGCTCCGGTGATCACCATCAACAGCGAAGTCTCGGAGCTGACACCGGGAGTTATCGGAATCATTGTCGCTGCTGGCGTCATCGGTGTCACCCTCGTCTTCTTCCTCGACCGTTTCACCGAGGATATCGAGTTCGGAGCCGATCAACAACCATCGCGAACTGAATCCCCGATGAACGACTAA
- a CDS encoding oligosaccharyl transferase, archaeosortase A system-associated: MSQRTERWLTLDRDVLYERAVALYHVPVLVLLIAFMFWNRARMWEKFVTNDRVYFSGNDAWYHLRQTTYTVHNWPTTMPFDPWTNFPAGTASGQFGTFYDQIVATVALIIGLGSPSQQTIALTLLFAPAVIGAVTAIPVYFIGRRISGRLGGVTAVLVLSLTAGGFLQRSLVGFSDHHAAEALFQALAFLAIMVALRVASEEKPVYELVAARETEPLSRPFGVAALAGLAIALYIWVWPPGIVIAAVLSIFFVLQLSLEYVRGESPEHTAIVGIVAFAVAGVLTAVRISTFTFTATDPSLLQPALLFTVALGLVVMAAFARVFDSRNINRWLYPVLILGGIVLTVGTVAVALPDLYSYMVSQSLRFIGLSTTAAQRTVIEAQPLGLEKGTQNYWIEVMNYTYGIAFYSAAIGALIAITRIAIDDESRPEELLIVVWGVFMTMAVFTQVRFNYYLALPVAVLNGYLVGTIVDFLGISTIDRLDDLEIHQVVTLVIVCFLITGPFIMLGSAGSSGASSGSGSGGSQGFGLLTTEAASTGPNGIEWDSSLEWLSNNTPEEGQYGHPDAEPMDYYGTYEPTEDYDYKPGAYGVLSWWDYGHWITVLGERIPTANPFQQGAQKSADFLLSSNESDATDLIDGNESTRYVMVDWQIVSIYSKYGAPTQFESNDTISKSDLVFPLYQSTEEGSYQRITYVPTQRHYESMRIRLYSFNGSAVEPKPTVLDWETRQVRSANGETISIRVVPGEDQGPPVKQFDNMSAAREFVKQDGSSRVGLVGNMPSERIPALKHYRLVHGSQERGPSYVNGQPWVKTFERVPGATVNGTASPNTNVTASVTMRIPTTNETFVYRQHAQTDAQGQFAMTLPYSTTGYDKWSPENGHTNVSVRATGPYTFTTNDNATGTANNTTANNTTENGTTTEAEVTEAQVIGEDNSTVRVTVGSNDSDTNNDTNDGTTNETSEAKLEGKLGESAMNTDSIGNTALVQTQLANNALEQRATVV, translated from the coding sequence ATGAGCCAGCGGACAGAGAGATGGCTAACGTTGGACCGGGACGTTCTCTACGAGCGTGCGGTGGCGTTGTATCACGTCCCGGTGCTCGTGCTTCTGATTGCGTTCATGTTTTGGAATCGAGCACGGATGTGGGAAAAATTCGTTACTAACGATCGTGTCTACTTTTCAGGAAACGACGCGTGGTATCACCTCCGACAGACAACCTACACCGTTCACAACTGGCCGACGACGATGCCGTTCGATCCGTGGACGAACTTCCCAGCGGGGACGGCTTCGGGTCAGTTCGGAACCTTCTACGACCAGATCGTTGCGACCGTCGCACTCATCATCGGACTTGGGAGTCCAAGCCAACAGACGATCGCGTTGACGCTGCTGTTTGCTCCTGCGGTTATTGGAGCGGTCACCGCGATTCCGGTCTACTTCATTGGACGTCGAATCAGTGGGCGTCTGGGTGGAGTCACTGCCGTTCTCGTCCTTTCACTCACCGCAGGAGGATTCCTCCAGCGGAGTCTTGTCGGCTTTTCCGACCATCACGCTGCAGAAGCGCTGTTTCAGGCGCTTGCCTTCCTTGCCATTATGGTTGCGCTCCGCGTTGCAAGCGAGGAAAAGCCCGTGTACGAATTGGTCGCAGCGCGCGAGACCGAGCCGCTGTCGCGACCGTTCGGCGTGGCGGCTCTCGCGGGACTCGCTATTGCGCTCTACATCTGGGTATGGCCACCGGGCATCGTAATCGCTGCTGTACTCAGTATCTTCTTCGTCTTGCAGTTGTCACTCGAATACGTCCGTGGGGAAAGCCCGGAACACACAGCTATCGTTGGCATCGTTGCGTTCGCTGTTGCAGGTGTGCTCACTGCAGTTCGGATCTCTACGTTTACATTCACCGCAACCGATCCTTCGCTTCTTCAGCCGGCACTTCTGTTCACTGTCGCACTCGGCCTCGTTGTGATGGCAGCCTTCGCTCGGGTGTTCGATTCCCGAAATATCAATCGCTGGCTATATCCCGTCCTCATCCTAGGAGGCATCGTTCTCACGGTCGGTACTGTCGCCGTCGCGCTTCCGGATCTCTACTCGTACATGGTGTCTCAGTCCCTGCGGTTTATTGGACTCTCCACGACAGCCGCACAACGGACTGTCATTGAGGCCCAGCCACTCGGTCTGGAGAAAGGCACTCAGAACTACTGGATCGAGGTAATGAACTACACGTACGGGATTGCCTTCTACTCGGCTGCTATCGGCGCACTTATCGCTATCACACGAATCGCCATCGACGATGAATCACGGCCGGAAGAACTCCTCATCGTCGTTTGGGGTGTCTTCATGACGATGGCTGTGTTCACCCAAGTCCGCTTCAACTACTATCTCGCACTTCCTGTCGCCGTTCTTAACGGCTATCTCGTCGGAACCATCGTCGACTTCCTCGGCATCTCCACGATAGACCGGCTCGATGACCTCGAAATCCATCAAGTCGTAACTCTCGTCATCGTTTGTTTCCTCATTACTGGACCGTTCATCATGCTCGGAAGCGCGGGCAGTTCGGGGGCGAGTTCAGGTTCGGGTTCGGGCGGTTCACAAGGATTCGGACTGCTGACGACCGAAGCAGCGTCCACCGGGCCCAACGGGATTGAGTGGGATTCGAGCCTCGAATGGCTCTCGAACAACACGCCCGAAGAGGGTCAGTACGGCCATCCCGACGCTGAGCCGATGGACTACTACGGAACGTACGAACCAACAGAAGATTACGATTACAAACCTGGGGCATACGGCGTCCTATCGTGGTGGGATTACGGTCATTGGATCACGGTGCTCGGTGAGCGGATCCCAACGGCGAACCCGTTCCAACAAGGTGCCCAGAAATCGGCTGACTTCCTGCTTTCGTCCAATGAGAGCGATGCGACTGACCTCATCGACGGCAACGAATCGACGCGGTACGTGATGGTCGATTGGCAGATCGTCAGTATTTATTCGAAATATGGGGCTCCGACCCAGTTCGAGTCGAACGACACCATCTCGAAGAGCGACCTTGTATTCCCACTGTATCAGTCCACAGAAGAGGGTAGCTATCAGCGGATCACCTACGTCCCGACCCAGCGCCACTACGAGAGCATGCGGATCCGCCTGTACTCGTTCAATGGAAGTGCGGTAGAGCCGAAACCGACAGTGCTCGATTGGGAAACACGACAGGTCAGATCGGCCAACGGAGAGACGATCTCGATCCGCGTCGTTCCGGGAGAGGATCAGGGACCCCCTGTCAAACAGTTCGACAACATGAGCGCCGCCCGTGAGTTCGTCAAGCAAGACGGATCTTCACGGGTTGGTCTCGTTGGAAACATGCCTTCCGAGCGGATTCCAGCACTGAAACACTACCGACTCGTCCATGGGAGTCAAGAGCGTGGACCGTCCTACGTCAACGGCCAACCGTGGGTGAAGACGTTCGAGCGCGTTCCCGGTGCGACAGTGAATGGAACCGCTTCACCGAACACGAACGTCACAGCAAGCGTCACGATGCGCATACCGACCACGAACGAGACCTTCGTGTATCGACAACACGCACAGACAGATGCGCAAGGGCAGTTCGCGATGACGCTCCCCTATTCGACAACCGGCTACGACAAGTGGAGTCCTGAAAACGGACACACAAACGTGAGTGTCCGCGCAACAGGACCGTACACGTTCACGACAAACGACAACGCTACCGGAACAGCGAACAACACGACAGCGAACAACACGACGGAGAATGGTACAACCACGGAGGCCGAAGTAACCGAGGCGCAAGTCATCGGTGAAGACAACTCAACCGTTCGTGTGACGGTTGGCTCAAACGACAGCGACACCAACAACGATACTAACGACGGGACGACAAACGAGACGAGTGAAGCGAAACTCGAAGGGAAGTTGGGTGAAAGCGCGATGAACACCGACAGCATCGGGAACACAGCACTGGTCCAGACTCAGCTGGCAAACAACGCGCTCGAACAGCGGGCAACGGTGGTTTGA
- a CDS encoding glycosyltransferase family 2 protein: MLISVVVCTHTEDRYPYLREAVDSVLEQTYENHEIIIVSDGSSTVERRARSDYGEHPDVTVHLQETNQGLLTARNTGASFANGTVVAFIDDDAVAHENWLAELAKPYEEDKAEAEDDVSQEHPVERERDYDSDPNHDHDGEQPLAVGGKMTPLWVAGKPEYVPEEFYWLIGVTHRGFADGAGEVRNTFGSNFSVLRTVFDELGGFDTEIGGRKGDKHLQGGETELCARLRSRYDVGVQYNPKARVAHKVFAYRTEPTWLIKRAFWQGYSKRGMEVLLPESTTPATAEETEFLGQLLGEFVPERLVALVRSPSTAALSQLVLLFVLTAAVGGGYLYGAFAWRSSGSTLS; the protein is encoded by the coding sequence ATGCTCATTTCGGTCGTCGTCTGCACCCATACAGAAGACCGCTATCCCTATCTCCGCGAAGCCGTCGACAGCGTCCTCGAACAGACCTACGAGAACCACGAGATCATCATCGTCAGCGACGGCAGTTCGACAGTCGAACGTCGCGCTCGGTCGGACTACGGTGAGCATCCTGATGTTACCGTCCACCTCCAAGAGACGAACCAAGGACTGCTTACTGCACGCAACACAGGGGCGTCGTTCGCCAACGGAACCGTCGTGGCATTCATCGATGACGACGCTGTCGCCCACGAGAACTGGCTCGCTGAACTCGCAAAACCGTACGAAGAAGACAAAGCTGAAGCTGAAGATGATGTGAGTCAAGAACACCCGGTTGAGCGTGAGCGCGATTACGATAGCGATCCTAATCACGATCACGACGGTGAGCAGCCGCTTGCCGTTGGCGGGAAGATGACGCCGCTCTGGGTTGCGGGAAAGCCTGAGTACGTGCCAGAAGAGTTCTACTGGCTCATCGGTGTGACTCACCGGGGATTCGCGGACGGAGCGGGGGAAGTTCGAAACACGTTTGGATCAAATTTTTCTGTTCTGCGAACAGTGTTCGATGAGCTCGGTGGTTTTGACACCGAAATCGGGGGAAGAAAAGGTGATAAGCATCTGCAGGGTGGCGAGACAGAACTCTGTGCGCGTCTTCGGAGTCGGTACGACGTCGGCGTGCAGTACAATCCCAAAGCACGGGTCGCCCACAAGGTGTTCGCGTACCGTACTGAACCGACGTGGCTCATCAAGCGGGCGTTCTGGCAGGGCTACTCGAAGCGCGGGATGGAAGTGTTGCTCCCGGAGTCGACGACGCCAGCGACCGCCGAGGAGACTGAATTTCTGGGTCAGTTGCTCGGTGAATTCGTCCCAGAACGGCTCGTAGCATTGGTTCGTTCCCCATCGACAGCGGCGCTCTCACAGCTCGTGCTGTTGTTCGTTCTCACTGCAGCAGTCGGTGGAGGATATCTCTACGGAGCATTCGCGTGGCGTTCATCGGGATCAACGCTCTCGTAG
- a CDS encoding TrmB family transcriptional regulator: MSATDVFDRLGLTKYETDAMTELFGLGRTTAPNLAEATGIPKARIYGVLDSLAAEGYVKVIPGRPKEYVARPPAEVLELATENRRQEFEKFQRKIEDASDAFLSEFGPRFEHANEENRPAEELFHVVDVGEPSENGTQRIYHTASKSVRVLSKAFEYLDRIEPAFEDAVERGIDVRVLLLSPQLLTPAARERQADIVSHVTETYPSVGLRYSEKALPWRGTIADPSMEYDTGTAILLVQEDDVPNHMRQAAITENGSFVAGLHRYFELVWSYESVDPDERHANAP, from the coding sequence ATGTCCGCCACGGACGTGTTCGATCGTCTCGGATTAACGAAATATGAAACGGATGCGATGACCGAGTTATTTGGTCTCGGAAGGACGACGGCTCCGAATCTCGCTGAGGCGACAGGGATTCCGAAAGCTCGTATCTACGGCGTTCTCGATTCACTCGCTGCTGAGGGATACGTGAAGGTCATTCCCGGCCGTCCGAAAGAGTACGTGGCGAGACCGCCCGCCGAAGTGCTTGAGCTGGCGACCGAAAATCGTCGACAGGAGTTCGAGAAGTTCCAGCGCAAGATCGAGGACGCAAGCGATGCGTTCCTGTCGGAGTTTGGGCCGCGCTTCGAACACGCAAACGAAGAGAACCGCCCTGCCGAGGAGCTGTTTCACGTCGTCGATGTCGGCGAACCGAGTGAAAACGGGACACAACGCATCTACCACACTGCAAGCAAGAGCGTGCGAGTGCTGAGCAAGGCGTTCGAGTATCTCGATCGTATCGAGCCTGCCTTCGAAGACGCTGTTGAGCGAGGAATCGACGTCAGGGTTCTCCTGCTATCCCCGCAACTTCTCACACCAGCGGCGCGCGAACGACAGGCTGATATTGTGTCACACGTCACCGAAACGTATCCCTCGGTTGGTCTTCGGTACAGCGAAAAAGCACTCCCGTGGCGCGGGACGATCGCCGATCCGAGCATGGAGTATGACACCGGAACAGCGATCCTCCTCGTCCAAGAAGACGACGTACCGAACCACATGCGCCAAGCCGCAATTACCGAGAACGGCTCGTTCGTTGCAGGGCTTCACCGATACTTCGAGCTGGTGTGGTCCTACGAGAGCGTTGATCCCGATGAACGCCACGCGAATGCTCCGTAG
- a CDS encoding Zn-ribbon domain-containing OB-fold protein, with protein MSSKEMNATRYADGSISYPGHQIGPNGSEPVGTVDLSEHTATVVTWTKSTATPPGVRAPNPLAIVEFTVDDESVRVLGQLTTDAVEIGDEVRPVYVEELREPGAGIREPESQEWDGYRFEPV; from the coding sequence ATGAGTTCGAAGGAGATGAACGCGACCCGGTATGCGGACGGTAGTATCAGCTATCCTGGCCACCAGATTGGACCGAACGGGAGTGAACCGGTCGGAACCGTCGATCTAAGCGAACACACGGCGACTGTGGTGACGTGGACGAAGAGCACCGCAACGCCACCTGGCGTGCGAGCACCGAATCCACTCGCAATCGTCGAGTTCACAGTTGATGACGAATCGGTACGCGTGCTCGGTCAGCTCACAACCGACGCTGTCGAGATCGGCGATGAGGTCCGTCCTGTTTACGTCGAGGAACTACGCGAACCCGGTGCTGGCATCCGCGAACCCGAAAGTCAAGAGTGGGACGGATACCGATTCGAACCGGTCTGA
- a CDS encoding thiolase family protein: MRDVAIIGASMTKFGKREEWIRELLAQAGKECLTDAGVSPGEVDHLYVSNMASGEFEGMTGVPNSLVHDLGMMPAYTQRVDQTSSSGGAGIYAAWQSIASGTSDMTLLVGGEKMTHRSTSETTDVISSITHPVEYKHGVTLPSFAGLTARLYLDTYDAPRESLAKVAVKNHANGVNNPHAQFQKEVSVETVLESPIVADPLRLYDFCPITDGSAALLFCPLDAAAEWTDTYASIAGIGGATDTHVVHERADPTTMRGVVESGQQAYEMSGYYPEDIDVAELHDMFTILEFLQCEGLGFFEPGQAWEGIEEGVTEMDGSLPVNTSGGLKSKGHPLGASGVAQGYEVYKQLIGDAGKRQVDADVGLACNVGGFGNCVITTIMEAHQ; encoded by the coding sequence ATGAGGGATGTTGCTATTATCGGCGCGTCGATGACGAAGTTCGGGAAGCGAGAGGAATGGATTCGGGAACTACTCGCACAAGCCGGTAAAGAGTGTTTGACTGATGCTGGCGTTTCGCCGGGCGAGGTCGACCACCTGTACGTATCGAACATGGCGAGCGGTGAGTTCGAGGGCATGACAGGCGTTCCAAACTCCCTTGTCCACGATCTTGGAATGATGCCCGCGTACACACAGCGCGTCGATCAGACTTCTTCGTCGGGTGGAGCAGGTATCTACGCCGCCTGGCAGTCGATTGCCTCTGGCACGAGTGATATGACATTGCTCGTCGGCGGAGAGAAGATGACGCACCGTTCGACATCCGAGACGACGGACGTTATTTCCTCGATCACGCATCCTGTCGAGTACAAACACGGCGTCACGCTACCGAGCTTTGCGGGTCTCACTGCCCGTCTCTACCTCGATACGTACGACGCTCCGCGCGAAAGTCTCGCGAAGGTTGCGGTGAAAAATCACGCGAACGGCGTCAATAACCCCCACGCACAGTTCCAAAAGGAGGTTTCGGTCGAGACCGTCCTCGAATCACCGATCGTCGCCGATCCGCTCCGATTGTACGATTTCTGCCCGATAACTGACGGGAGTGCTGCCCTCCTATTCTGCCCGCTCGATGCGGCTGCAGAATGGACGGACACGTACGCTTCCATCGCAGGAATTGGTGGAGCGACGGACACCCACGTTGTCCACGAGCGTGCTGACCCGACAACGATGCGGGGTGTCGTCGAAAGTGGACAGCAGGCGTACGAAATGAGCGGCTACTACCCAGAAGACATCGATGTCGCCGAACTCCACGATATGTTCACGATCCTCGAATTCCTCCAGTGTGAGGGACTCGGCTTTTTCGAACCAGGACAGGCGTGGGAAGGCATCGAAGAAGGAGTCACCGAGATGGACGGGTCGCTCCCGGTCAACACCTCTGGCGGACTCAAATCGAAGGGACATCCACTCGGCGCGAGCGGCGTCGCACAGGGATACGAGGTGTACAAACAGCTCATCGGCGATGCTGGCAAGCGACAGGTCGACGCCGATGTCGGACTCGCTTGTAACGTCGGTGGATTCGGTAACTGTGTCATCACGACCATCATGGAGGCACACCAATGA